In the Clostridium beijerinckii genome, one interval contains:
- a CDS encoding cell wall-binding protein, with protein MKNNKLRILSLALLAFLAQGSCTYAASSDKSDYTKDELNNLTPGWDAKDIDKSNYKVDSYKNSFSSTQTPDAKDKDTSDTTSKDNTSSATTAVDTSVGNAIVSSSPSTGNRGDFWGKTSDGKWILIEQGVPVSGWKMVRGQWYYMDSNGVMQTGWINDGNNWYYLNSDGSMAYNTYVGGYYLDWNGVMQ; from the coding sequence ATGAAGAATAACAAATTAAGAATTTTATCTTTAGCCTTATTAGCATTCCTAGCTCAAGGATCTTGTACTTATGCAGCAAGTTCGGATAAGAGCGATTATACTAAAGATGAATTAAACAATTTAACTCCAGGATGGGATGCAAAAGACATAGACAAAAGTAACTATAAAGTTGATTCCTATAAAAACTCATTTTCAAGTACGCAGACCCCAGATGCAAAGGATAAGGATACTAGTGATACAACAAGTAAAGACAATACTTCAAGTGCAACAACTGCTGTAGACACAAGTGTAGGAAATGCTATCGTAAGCAGTTCACCGAGCACAGGAAACAGAGGAGATTTTTGGGGAAAGACTTCAGATGGAAAATGGATATTGATTGAACAAGGTGTTCCAGTAAGTGGTTGGAAAATGGTAAGAGGACAATGGTATTACATGGATTCTAATGGAGTAATGCAGACTGGATGGATAAACGATGGAAACAACTGGTATTATTTAAATTCAGATGGATCTATGGCATATAATACGTATGTAGGCGGTTATTATCTTGATTGGAACGGTGTTATGCAATAA